gcattatttaaaaatattcatgtcATATTATGtgtgtttatattttaatattaaataattattaattagaaaaatgattttagaataaacatttaaagatgataattaaaaaaaataacaactgtTTTTCCCTTTATGACCTATTgattttaagatattaattaatCATGATCTATGTTACTCCagctaattttaaaatttcaccTAAAATGCAACACTATAGAGCTTGAAATGTTTGTCATTTGCCACAAAATAAAGCTTAATTAAAATCCTTAAATGCTGATTAGATAGATTTGACTTTACAACACCACgtatgaatatttatttaaccTCTTTGTCATATTAGTTTCATTGCACGCTACGGAACAACCGAAATTTGTTAATGTTTCATAAATTGAGTTCACTCATCCTTGAAAGCAACCTTTGTTCTTCCCTTAATGAccacttaattaatattttcattttcccttcttctccttgcttTCCTTGCTTTCTCTTATCTTTATTCAAACAATGGGTAGAGTGAAAGCCATATGAGTACGTAATCTTAATTAACTAAAGAAGCCTAATTGCccgataaattttatttatttttattttttattttacttggaATGTCTTCTGCTTGAGAAATATTCTAAAAAACGatgatgatttattttattaaatctaattttaattaataaaatttataaatttctcacAACTTGATAAATCCGGTTTTTAGAATATCCAAACATAAACATCATTGATAATGATATAATCAACAAAATACGTGTTATTTTATGCTTTCGTcttctaatataatttatcaaatatgaGCTTATCCTTATCTTTAGCTACACCCAATCACTTATCTTAGTTGTTAATTACTTATaccatttaatataaattactaCAAGTGCctaatttataaaagttttttttgttattctaCTAATATACTTTAAGTGCTAATGCTAGTCAAAAAAATTGATTGATTGTGAAATTGTTTGAGGACAATTGAATGTGTTAATTATCAATTCACATCATTAGTAATTAATGGGTAGAAATATCTTGGTAATAAAGTGATATCAACTAGCAAAAGAtggttaaaaaattttcaacaagATTAGACAGCTAAAAGATATTGATTTCAAATTGAATTggtattaaattaaataagtgGATCCCAATTGAAGACAAACTGGTGGGATGCCATCAATTTGTTTGTCAttttccatttcaacttgatgTATTTTTCGTGTCCATAACATTTGCAACAGTAAAGGAGATTAAGACATATTACTTTAATTATTCACCTATatgtctttatttatttttattttttgtccaAGAATTGATTGTAGTATCTATCAGCTAATAGTGGAGAGATTTTTCCGTAGTGTATATCAGGAATAAGTTAGAATATATAGTAACATCATGAAAAAATCAAGCAAtcaattgaaaatataataaatgttggtatggatttatatattttcctctaatttttatttcaattttatactTTTAACATATCATTTatggtgattttattttattttatttttcattttttttaaagtgataTTGCTTCCCTTTGAATACaatccaataataataataataataataataataataataataataataataataagtggcgGGCAAAGCTTGGCCCACCATATGACATAAGGCCGGTTCCTAATTTTCCCAACTTCCACTAGCCTAGGTCCTGCCTTGAAAATAATCCAAAGAGTAGGTAATACTTTCATTATAACtcataaagtaaataataatgtaaataataataataataataataatatggcaTTAGTTTTCCGTGtatgattattttaaaatatttttaaaaaattcttccaACAATTTACTTATTCATTATTCTGATTTATTGGGGGAACTTTTGGggttttaaagatttttaaatagtattttaaaaataattattatatatatttctaaaatgttgatatattttatatgttaagatttatatttatactaaACTGACACTAATTTTATGTAcatgattatattaatatatttataataatttttcacaaatttacTTATTCATTgttcagttttatttttcttgtaatttttttggaatttttttagattttcaaataatattttaaaatcaaatgggCTGTGAAAGTCAACCACAGTTTGGAGGCGGGCCCAGGCATGAAACATTCTAGGCCTGTTGGAAGCCCATACCATGCCGGCCGGCATGATCCATTTGACTCCTttataaaacaaacacatatttgtttaattataaatgtttaaagTAAGAAAAATATCTCTGGTAATCCAGTGCTAACTCATCATAAAGTGTGTAAAATAATAGCAGGGGTTTGAAATATTGATCCAGCTATATTGTTTATCATTTTCACACATTATATATTAAGGCTCAGTACTGTTTAGATCTCTTGTAGGAGTAACAGTATTTCTTCCCTTCCAGAGCTGTATAACAAAACGATTTATCCCTAGAAGGTTGTTCGTACCTGCCTGGTCCCTTTGATAGCACTTATTGCTTTTGTCacctttgtaaaaataaataaataaataaataataaataactccatataagtatattaaaattttgaaaagcaGATGAAAGCAAACATggacaaatttatttattttagttcttttttctttataaaagtataaatgatctaattttattcaaaataaataaataaaataaacttaaaaaaaaagcatgttgtgactacaaatgttttttttttggtttatattaGATCATAACAATGCACGATCATGAATAACATCGACTTGCActctatcatcatcatcatcatcttataaacaacaaacaaaattacaaTACACTCAATGATACACAACACCAACATCAAACTTCCTACTAtttgttttttccttatttaaatCATAATTCATCCATTCTTCtactcaaaaatcaaaaattcaatACTGATGCTAGTCCTCAAGCTGAATCAAAGGAGGAAGAGGTGGTCTCATTGAATGAATAGGTCCAAAAGTTGAAACTCTCTCCAATAAAACAGGAACCTTTTTTTGGACAACCATTTCTGAACTTCTACTTGGAGGAAAAGATTTACTTCTAGTTGAATAATCAAACATAGCATTAATCACAAACACTGGTGTTGATCCTCCTTCTCTATTCAATGGAACCATTATTTGtctttcatcttcatcttttgcAACACTTCTATAAAAACTACTATCTTCAATGTCATAGAAATTTCCTGTTCTCACTTCTTGAGCCAAAGAACATGACCAACAGAAAAACCATTGAAAGCAATCAGTCACTGATGGATATCCAAAGCAGAAAAATTTCCCAGGAAGTTTGAATCTTTTCCTCATTTGAATCCTCCAGAATCCCCCATACAACATACCAAAGAAACATAGCATAATGCCGAAGATCCCAACGACATACCGTATCGTATCGTCATTGATATTTAATGCCGATGCGCTGAACACCAAGAATGGTCCAATGCAGAGCAGAATGAATGTGAATATATGAACATACATGTTGCCGAATCCAAGTCTTTCCATGTTCCATCCGAAGACACAGCATACACAGAATAAAGATAGACATGCTACTGGCCTGTCGTCACAGCAATCAAACAGTCCTCCAATCCATTCTGGACTTGTTACTACTACTCTTCCATTGTATTTGTTCAATTGATCTTCATTTGGTATGGCATTAGTCAGTGCTACTTGTCGTCGTGATTCCTCATCGCTTTCGGTCTCGTATCGCTTGCCTAAAGGGCTCTTGATAGAGTACACTCCGGCAATGATCGGCGCCGCTATGCCTACACCAATGCATACATTCACTGCCCAATCTGGCCTTACTTTCATTGAGATCCCCCAGTAGAGACCACATAGAACATATTGAGACACACAGGTGATGTGCAAGAGCATTATGACAAACAGCATGTGTGCTCTCTCATGAGACCTTAATGCACCATCTTTGCAATAAACTTTTCGAAGTTCCACTCTATCTTCTAAATTTCCATCTCACAGCAAGcacaaaatgatgagcaatatttGGATGTTGATACAAACATAACATCATAAACAGAGCATTGAGTATTTGGTTTATGATTTCTATCCATTTCTTTCGTCTAGAACTACTCGGTATCTCTTCGTTTAGTAATCCAAGCATGACGAGAGCGAGGAGGATTAGGCCTCCGACGACGAAGGCTAACCAAATCAAGAATGCTATATGAGCA
The DNA window shown above is from Dioscorea cayenensis subsp. rotundata cultivar TDr96_F1 chromosome 12, TDr96_F1_v2_PseudoChromosome.rev07_lg8_w22 25.fasta, whole genome shotgun sequence and carries:
- the LOC120272979 gene encoding uncharacterized protein LOC120272979; translated protein: MLFVIMLLHITCVSQYVLCGLYWGISMKVRPDWAVNVCIGVGIAAPIIAGVYSIKSPLGKRYETESDEESRRQVALTNAIPNEDQLNKYNGRVVVTSPEWIGGLFDCCDDRPVACLSLFCVCCVFGWNMERLGFGNMYVHIFTFILLCIGPFLVFSASALNINDDTIRYVVGIFGIMLCFFGMLYGGFWRIQMRKRFKLPGKFFCFGYPSVTDCFQWFFCWSCSLAQEVRTGNFYDIEDSSFYRSVAKDEDERQIMVPLNREGGSTPVFVINAMFDYSTRSKSFPPSRSSEMVVQKKVPVLLERVSTFGPIHSMRPPLPPLIQLED